The Chrysemys picta bellii isolate R12L10 chromosome 5, ASM1138683v2, whole genome shotgun sequence DNA segment AGGTAAGTGAAATGTGCACAGTGTCAAGACCAGATAAAACTCTCTACAgttgtgattacttttttttgttctttatttgAATTTATTGAGAATTCCCTTTAGTAAAATGAAAGTCAAAACTAATGTTGCTTGACAGATAAACAATAACATACAGAACTTGCAGCATCCAAAATACTTACAGAATCTACAACGGTTTTCAATTGGCTTCAATTTTCAATCGGCTACGGCTGAAGTAAACAGTGATAAGCTAAATGTTTTAGAAAATCCTAAAGGTAAATACCCAAATTGTTCCACATCAGAAATAAAACAGAGAAACTGCAGCAATTACGATAATCCAAAACAGACTTTTATATTGAGCAATGTGTTCCCTTAAATAGGTGTTACCCATAGTTCTGACTATAACATGTGGAAAAAGGATGAATATGCCAGCAATGGTGTGCGTGATTTTGCTGAAAAGGGTGAAGCATGGACATTAATGAAGGAAATAGAAGCAGCTGGAGAAAAAATTCAAAGTGTGCATGGAATCTTCTCAGCTCCTGCCATTTCCAGTGGTACAGGACAAACCTTCGCGGAATTAGAAGCACATTCAAGACACTCCTTAGTACGtacatttacattttcattttaaggGTTGCTTACTAGTTTTATGCCAGTAGGATGCAAAAGGAGATATTTGAAATGCCACTGATAGCTACCACTATAATGCAAGGAATTGCTAAGATAATCCAGTTTTAAAGAACTTTATGAacataaaatcaaataaaaaagcaTACTGGAATATGTTCTTTTAGAAACCCTCAAATAAAATAGTCAGAAATATGTTTGACCCATTGTTATACTAGAAATCGGACCCTGAAGTTCCTGCTATCCAAGCCTGTAGAGACTGGCAGGTGATTGTTAATTATTATGATGTTTTTCTTTCACTTCCTAGGTTTCTTTTGTTGTACGAATTGTGCCCAGCCCTGATTGGTTTGTGGGTGTTGACAGTCTAAATCTATGTGAGGGAGATCATTGGAAAGAACAAGAAACAGTAGAACTTTTTCCATATGATGCTGGAACAGACAGTGGTTTCACATTTTCCTCACCAAACTTTGCCACTATTCCACAGGATACTGTTACAGAGGTAAGTGTGTGTATGTTGTATACATATAGTGCTTGCGGGAGTGGGAAAGAATAGAGAAGCTGAAGCACCACCCTCTGTGACCCCTTATAACAATACCACATCTACTACAGCACCCTCTGTGACCCCTTATAACAATACCACATCTACTACAGCACCCATTATTCCCCAGTCTGTATCCTTGCCACTGCCAGCATTCCCTACCTACAACTTCTTGTCTCCTCCATCAACCTGCTCCAAGCATTATTGTGCATGCTGACTACCCTCCATCCAGTATCTCCATCCAAAAATAGTCACAATTTCTTGTGTGATCTCAGTCCCAGAATCCTTCCACAAAAGTTAGTGGGATTATCTTCATGACAAGAAATCACAGCTTTTTTGTGGTTCTCGGGTGGATAAAGACTGTGCACCCCCAATTCATATGAGTTTTACTTGCCCAGGAATATAATTAAGACATGATATTCTGTTTAAAATTTCTATCCTTACTAACATGGCAATATTATTTCTataaacttccttttatttttaattcatagaTCACTTGTTCCTCTCCAAGTCACCCAGCAAACTCATTTTATTATCCCAAGCTAAAAAGTTTGCCACCTATTGCTCGAGTAACCATTGTAAAACTTAAAAGAAACCAGCTGGGTCTTCCTGGTCCTCAGCCTAACCTGACTGCGGTAGGCAATGAAATAGATGACTCTGTCTCAGGTAAGTGGTTAGTACTTTGATCAACTAGATCCTTTTGTTCCCATTCACTGAGCAGCAAAGAAGAGAAGCAAAATTTTAGAAAACTTCAAATCTGGCAGGCCTTGTGGAAGAGAATAGGGTTATGTGGAATATTCCTGCTACAGGCTTCAGCAACTGCAGAGAAAACGGGGGCATGCCCAGTCAAAAAGCAGCTGATCATTATATTTCTTTGTACCCTTTTCCTTGTGGAACAGCATTAACTATTCCTCTGTACTCTGGATCTAATTCTAATATCACTTACACCTGCATAAATTGGGAGTCATTCTAccaaagccaatggagttacacaagtGTAAACATAGCGTAGGTGAGATTAGAATTGGGCCCTCTGTGACAGAGACCAGAGACCACAATAACAGTAAAGGCAATAAACTAGTTCAAATGTCATAGGAAGAGGATACCGAAAgaaacatggggggagggagaggggaagcctTCATGTCTGGCCAGGGATCCGCAGATTTGGGTTAGATCCACATGTCTTAttcaagccatagaacttccacagAACCACCAGTCCTGTGTGAAAGGGATACTCTGTCAGACTCTcagctccccaaatcctgtgCAAATCCTAAAGAAAGTGCTTCCTTCCTGTGAGTTCTTACATAATGGCGCAAAACGATTATATTTACTATATTCTCCTTGGTAAGAAGTATTTTGATAGTGATatgaaataagaaaacaaaattcaCCAGCTTGAGTAGAATTATGATGGCAACTGATACCTACAGAACAAGGTACCCGAGGAGAGTTTGAAATTTTTATTGAAATGCTCATGTGAAGCCAAGATTTAATTTCAAACAATAATATATTTATCCCACCAcagcattctttttttaaaccgtCTGTGAATAATAGTGCTCATGTAAGTGAAGGTTCATAGCACTGATTTGACCCAGTCTTAGTGACAAATTCTAAGCTTCAAACTCAGCATAAATGCTACATCCCCTCTGATTGGAGGAAAGAGGACAGATGGTAGAGAGCCCTGTGCAGGCTTACTCTATGCACCCTCTGGTGACTCTCTGTACAGGATCATAGAAAAGGGGAACGTGGAGCACTTCTTAAGAAAGTTGTGCAGAGACCAAAATCCTGCACAGGAGAGATCCATGAGACACACTCCCTGCATATTCTGTAGTAGCAACCACGGCCCAAgtgcatgccagctgcttcagactGGGACTGGAGAGTCTATTTCTCTGGCTTTGGCTCTGTGCCAGGAGTTTGGACCATAAGGTGGGCTTCACAAATTTCCTCacaattaataaataaagaaaacttACCTTCCCCATGGTTAATAAGGCCTGACTTGTACATTTAAAACAAGCAGATTTctagtttaaaaaatgttttcttagtAAACAAGAGCTGATCATCCATCATTCAAATTGGGTGACACAAATCACATATAGAATAATATCCTTTCCTCCACAACATTTGAGAAGGGATTACTATTTACTCtagccccagttcaggaaaggaGCTCAAGATGTACTGAAGTGCTTTCCTTATTAGGGATGGTCTTTAAAACGTATGTAAGTGCTTCCTGAACTGGGTCCTTAGTATGCTACTTTGAAGATATCATGCAGGATTCTCATTCTTGGGTCTCAGCTCCCTAGCCTAAGACAGACGGGTTTGTCTTGTCCTGAAAGCTTAAGATCCAAGAGTTGGAAGTCACAATATGGTATTTTTAGAgactatttatttaattaatatttaatttttatttaattcccCATAAATGTGAGTAACTGGACATTCTAACTAGAGCAACATGCTGTATTAACTTCCCCACAAAGTTAATTAATGTGCCTCAGTGTAGGTtaaaccccccgcccccaccctcaagTGTTCCAATACTGGGCATCCCCATAGCAGATACTGTAAaacagggttctcaaactgagggtctggacccctcagggggtcatgaggttattacatggggggttgcgagttgtcagcctccaccccaaaccccacttcgtctccagcatttataatagtgctaaatatattttaaaagtgtttttaatttataaggggggggtcgcactcagaggcttgctgtgtgaaaggggtcaccagtacaaaagtttgagaaccactgctgtaaataGTAGCAAACTATAACAGGTTATGTAATATATTTGTAATACATTTGATGAGATAATAGTCATTGTTTAGACAAACTAAACATTTAGTTCTTTTAAGCTTTCTATACAAGTCCATTTTTCTACTCCATTAAAAATGTTAGTAATTCAGGAGATATTATAAAATAAGAGCAACACAGACTGAATCACAGCAATTCATTGTAAGTAAAGCATTTGTTGGACATTCCTAGTCAGAAGTCTCCACTTTGTGTATATACCAGTAACTTAATCCATATAAAAAACTTACTCCACAGGCATAAGGAAAGATTTAATTACCAAAGGTCAAACCATGTTCCCCATCCACTCAAGGTCTATAGAGATCCGCGACTACAGACATATTTCCTCCTAACTGCAGAGGGAGAGAGTATCTGTCTATTTTCTTTACGAATTTTATAACTTACATATCATTCATATATATAttctgtatatatgtatatattactTTACAGAATTTCTGATTTATTTGGTTGTAGTAAATGTAAAGGATATTAGTATTAAAAAGCTTTTAGttatacaatttattttattggCAAAGGGAAGACTGTGTGTATAAAAGGTGCTTTACCTTTTCTTGCCAAAAACTAACTACAAGAAGATTTAGTCATAAAAAGAATTAGCATTTTCTTTACTGATGAGGAAGAATAGAATAGGActtaaacagaaaatgaaatgaataggaacAATATATACAAAGAAGTCCCAGAGTATATAAATAAACTTGATAAAAATCTTAATCCTGGTATTATCCAGCAAGCCATGCAAGGGCAAATGAGTTATTAGTAATGAGATGACAATAAAATACAATTCTATTTTCAGAGCATGCTCATTTTAAAGTTTTCCatgaaaagaacattttaaattctCAACTAAATAAGTATTATACCATAACTAATGCAGTACCTCAAACAACCTCTACATGACAGTAAAAAAGTCTACCTTTTCAGGAGCTGAAAACCGATGTCTTTATTTACTAGACAACATATGGCTTTTATTAAAGGAATGTAAAATTAAAATCATGTTAATTCTGTTTTTTCAAGTAGATCTTTTTAATATTATCAGTAATGTAACTGATAGTAAATTCTTCATGTATCAAAACAAACATCAGCCTTATATTTATATAAGTAAGGACAATTTGCTAATAGTTTTGTACATTTTACCAACTATGTGTTTGCCTTAAGCACATATTTCTGTCAAATCACCTCTTCTTATATATGTTACAGAAACACCATTGGACTGTGAGATTTCACTGTGGTCTTCCTGGGGTCTTTGCAGAGGTACTTGTGGAAAGATAGGGACCAAAACCAGAACTCGTTATGTACGCCTTCAACCTGCCAATAATGGAACTCCTTGTCCAAACCTGGATGAAGAAACAGAATGTGAACCAGACAATTGTGTCTGAAATCTCCTTTCCAATGGAATAAAGAATAGACGATAATTTAGATCATTTAAATTAAGGTTAGATTTAGTTGAATCTATACTCCATGTCAGTCACTATTCCTTATAATTCAGGTATGTTGTAATGTTTTATTGAAATGTTTAATTAGACTGGATGCTGATTCTATTGTTTGATATCAAGACTTTTTTTAATTACTTAATTTTAGTCCAACAGTTTTTGATCATTtacagggaaaacaaaacaaaatccacgGAACCCATTCCTTTCTACAAATATTGTGTAAGTTCTTGCAGTACCATCTAGTGGCAGGAAAGAAAATTTTGGACATACTGCACAGTTCATTTATGTTAACAAATCTTTTGAGTACAATCTAGATTATCACATACATTCTTAAATATTAGAATTTGTAGATTtaaatttgtttatttatatCTGTAAAGCTAATTATTATGTTGCTGTAAATTAtgttttattataatttattgGCATTAATGTTGACTTCTTTTATCATGTTTAATTGAGTACACTTCTTTGGAAAACACTTATATAAACCAGAGTGACCAGATATTGTAACATAGTTAGGACAATAAAATAACTGCGTAAACTTGTCTTGAATCCTATGCATGCAGAGCGAGAGGTTTGTTTTTCCTCAGACATTGGAAAAATGCCAACTACAAAACTACTCAGCTCAGAAGCTTCATataagcactcaaaagtctgGATACTAATGGGGAGCCACTGAACTCAGTTGAGTTGAATCAGTTTTCCAGATTTAAAAACTGACTGATCTTTGGTGTGGATCCCTACACAAATAAACTGACTGGGAAATAACTGGTGAAAAATTGTAAAGTCTGTTCAGCTGACTATAAGTTATACCATTTTCTACATGTATGAAATAAATGTGTCCATGTTTCTCTAAAAGCATATGTGGATGTGAATTATTTGTTTATGTAAAAATCACAAAATTTTGAGGCATAAATGAGAAATtatagatttgtttttaaatgactcaaAACAGAATTATGTATG contains these protein-coding regions:
- the SPON2 gene encoding spondin-2 isoform X1, which produces METSTLEMENLMLGCSSCKVIWTLLITILGYTSCLPVGDDSVCTAEEVAKYSIVFVGKWSQAAFPKQYPLYRPPAQWSSLLGVTHSSDYNMWKKDEYASNGVRDFAEKGEAWTLMKEIEAAGEKIQSVHGIFSAPAISSGTGQTFAELEAHSRHSLVSFVVRIVPSPDWFVGVDSLNLCEGDHWKEQETVELFPYDAGTDSGFTFSSPNFATIPQDTVTEITCSSPSHPANSFYYPKLKSLPPIARVTIVKLKRNQLGLPGPQPNLTAVGNEIDDSVSETPLDCEISLWSSWGLCRGTCGKIGTKTRTRYVRLQPANNGTPCPNLDEETECEPDNCV
- the SPON2 gene encoding spondin-2 isoform X2, which translates into the protein MENLMLGCSSCKVIWTLLITILGYTSCLPVGDDSVCTAEEVAKYSIVFVGKWSQAAFPKQYPLYRPPAQWSSLLGVTHSSDYNMWKKDEYASNGVRDFAEKGEAWTLMKEIEAAGEKIQSVHGIFSAPAISSGTGQTFAELEAHSRHSLVSFVVRIVPSPDWFVGVDSLNLCEGDHWKEQETVELFPYDAGTDSGFTFSSPNFATIPQDTVTEITCSSPSHPANSFYYPKLKSLPPIARVTIVKLKRNQLGLPGPQPNLTAVGNEIDDSVSETPLDCEISLWSSWGLCRGTCGKIGTKTRTRYVRLQPANNGTPCPNLDEETECEPDNCV